The Apibacter raozihei genome contains a region encoding:
- a CDS encoding FecCD family ABC transporter permease yields the protein MSFILSFTIGRYPISVTDILTYTFTGKAEDENLPLLLFEVRLPRVIGAVIAGGALSVSGAAYQGLFRNPMVSPDILGVSSGAGFGASLAILLSLSAWAIQFSAFIAGLFSVLLAVFLSRYISMFNNRILILVLSGMIISSIFGSLISLLKYIADTEYKLPDITFWLMGSLSEITVKEIKTILPIVSISLIPLFLVSWKLNILSLGEEEAQTLGINTSRLRLVVIYCASLLTASIVSVAGLIGWIGLIIPHMTRFITGPNHRILLPASFLLGGTFLLWIDNLSRSISSLEIPLTIITSLIGAPLFFVLLKFSSRNAW from the coding sequence TTGAGTTTTATATTATCATTTACTATAGGAAGATATCCAATATCAGTTACCGATATACTAACTTATACTTTTACAGGTAAGGCTGAGGATGAAAATTTACCACTGTTGTTGTTTGAGGTACGTTTACCCAGAGTCATAGGAGCTGTAATAGCAGGAGGAGCTTTATCTGTATCAGGAGCAGCATATCAAGGATTATTTAGAAATCCGATGGTAAGTCCGGATATTCTTGGTGTTAGTTCCGGAGCAGGTTTTGGAGCCTCTTTAGCAATTCTTTTATCTTTGAGTGCATGGGCTATACAATTTTCGGCCTTCATTGCAGGATTATTTTCAGTATTACTGGCGGTGTTTTTGAGCCGTTATATTTCCATGTTTAATAATAGAATCTTGATATTGGTTCTTTCAGGTATGATTATAAGCTCAATTTTTGGTTCACTTATTTCATTATTAAAATACATCGCTGATACGGAATATAAGCTACCTGATATAACATTCTGGCTCATGGGAAGTCTTTCCGAAATAACTGTGAAAGAAATAAAAACCATTTTACCTATAGTTTCTATTTCTCTTATCCCATTATTTTTAGTGTCATGGAAGCTTAATATTTTGTCTTTAGGTGAAGAAGAGGCTCAGACACTAGGTATTAATACTTCCCGCTTACGACTAGTAGTCATCTATTGTGCTTCTCTACTTACAGCATCTATTGTTTCTGTTGCAGGTCTAATAGGTTGGATAGGGTTGATCATTCCCCACATGACAAGATTTATTACAGGTCCAAATCACAGAATTCTTCTCCCTGCTTCATTTTTACTGGGAGGAACATTTTTATTATGGATAGATAATTTATCAAGATCTATTTCATCTTTAGAAATTCCTCTGACTATAATAACTTCCTTAATTGGAGCTCCTTTATTTTTTGTGCTTTTAAAATTTTCTTCAAGAAATGCCTGGTAA
- a CDS encoding SRPBCC family protein — MNITGEKTLVNKSAEEVYAITSQPVEYEKFMPENIDKFEATEDGFVFALKGMPEIGLKVEERIPNSKVVFTSAKESLNFNLSLFIQSLSENTSEIQFIFEGKFNMFISAMVEKPLKNFIKSLTEGISKI, encoded by the coding sequence ATGAATATAACCGGAGAAAAAACATTAGTTAATAAATCTGCAGAAGAAGTTTATGCGATTACATCACAGCCCGTAGAATATGAGAAATTTATGCCGGAAAATATCGATAAATTTGAAGCTACTGAAGATGGTTTTGTTTTTGCATTAAAAGGTATGCCGGAAATAGGATTAAAAGTAGAAGAAAGAATTCCTAATTCCAAAGTTGTTTTCACATCAGCTAAAGAATCGCTTAACTTTAATCTTTCCTTGTTTATTCAATCTCTTTCAGAAAATACCTCAGAAATTCAATTTATATTTGAGGGTAAATTTAATATGTTTATTTCTGCTATGGTGGAAAAGCCACTCAAAAATTTTATCAAATCTTTGACTGAAGGAATTTCTAAAATTTAA
- the tsaA gene encoding tRNA (N6-threonylcarbamoyladenosine(37)-N6)-methyltransferase TrmO gives MKNILLESLGVINTPHKKIEGMPIQPAGAVGIQGTIIVDEKFLKGLKDLEGFSHFILIYLFHQIQEYELEIIPFMDTVARGVFATRSPKRPNRIGLSIVKMIKIENNRVYFEGADMLDGTPLLDIKPFFGNYDNQFNVKNGWLDKVGKIDISKKKSDKRFE, from the coding sequence ATGAAAAATATCTTATTAGAATCTTTAGGTGTTATAAACACTCCACATAAAAAAATAGAAGGTATGCCAATACAGCCAGCAGGTGCAGTAGGAATACAAGGAACCATTATTGTTGACGAAAAATTTTTAAAAGGCTTAAAGGACTTAGAAGGTTTTTCACACTTTATATTAATATATCTTTTTCATCAAATACAAGAATATGAATTAGAAATAATTCCGTTTATGGATACAGTTGCGAGAGGAGTTTTTGCTACTCGTTCACCTAAGCGCCCCAACAGAATAGGCCTGTCTATAGTCAAAATGATAAAAATTGAAAATAATCGTGTTTATTTTGAAGGGGCTGATATGCTAGATGGAACTCCTTTACTTGATATAAAACCATTTTTTGGAAATTATGACAATCAATTCAACGTAAAAAATGGTTGGCTGGATAAAGTGGGGAAAATTGATATAAGTAAAAAAAAATCTGATAAAAGATTTGAATAA
- a CDS encoding NUDIX hydrolase, with the protein MYKIFVNDKLLTIGKKEVNEAVNLHYKTKTTFESAFDLLFNTDKEHIHIYHSKKNKVWEKFQNFAQPVYAAGGIVRNKDNNYLFIKRNGLWDLPKGHVEKKESFENAAVREVEEECSISDLKLGKFASVTYHVYFDKRYYLKVVYWFHMKYKGTAKPKPQKEENIEIVNWFSKDKIPKLMKNTYGNIRELTQNQILNNKK; encoded by the coding sequence ATGTACAAAATTTTTGTCAATGACAAGCTTCTCACTATCGGTAAAAAGGAAGTTAATGAAGCTGTAAACCTGCACTACAAAACAAAAACCACTTTTGAATCGGCTTTTGATCTTCTTTTTAACACTGATAAAGAGCATATTCATATTTATCATTCCAAAAAAAATAAAGTTTGGGAAAAATTTCAAAATTTTGCGCAACCGGTTTATGCTGCCGGCGGTATTGTGAGGAATAAAGATAACAACTACTTATTTATTAAACGTAATGGTCTATGGGACTTACCCAAAGGACATGTTGAGAAGAAAGAATCGTTTGAAAATGCTGCTGTACGTGAAGTAGAGGAAGAATGTTCAATATCGGATCTTAAACTTGGTAAGTTTGCATCCGTTACCTATCATGTGTATTTTGATAAAAGATATTATTTAAAAGTTGTTTACTGGTTCCATATGAAATATAAAGGCACTGCAAAACCTAAACCGCAAAAAGAAGAAAACATTGAAATAGTAAACTGGTTTTCTAAAGATAAAATTCCTAAGCTTATGAAAAACACTTACGGCAATATTCGCGAACTAACTCAAAATCAAATATTAAATAATAAAAAATAA